Part of the Imperialibacter roseus genome, TCAAGTAACTTGTTGATGCCTAGCCACTGCGTGGAAAAGCTTTCTGCAAATCTCTTAGCCTTTGGATCGGCGAGCATGCGTTTCACCTGGCCTTCCAGCACAAGTGTATCTTGTAGCTTGCCCATGTAGGCCAGGCTGAATAACTCGTCGTCAGGCATACTTGACCACAAGAAATAAGAAAGCCTTGAGGCCATCTCAAAATCGCTGAGGTAATAGGGCTTACTGTTAGGCGGCTCCTCCTCTGTTCTGTATAGAAAATGAGGCGAAACCATCACCATCTTATACACCTGGGCAATACTCTGGTCAAACCTTTGCGGATTATCAAGCGTGTCCATCCCCTGGTACACCTGGGCGAACAAAGTGCTCAGCCTTTCTTTCTCGTCATCTTTCAAAAACCTCCGGTAGGCCTTGGTAGCAAAAGGGAAAATGGCTTTTTCCGCTGCCAATTGTGCATGTGTACTGCTACTATAGGAGTCGTCGAAAAGTGATTTTACCCACACAGTTAGCCTGGTCAACCATGAGGGGTCATACTCCTCCGGCGCTATGTTTCTCCACAATTGCTCGTTTTCCGCCACCCCTTGAAGGATAAGGTCTGCTGCGTCGTAGTACCTTTCCAGTTTCAGGGGCGTGATGAAAAGTGAGCCTCCCTGATTGTCGAAGCCACCACCACCGGAACCATCGGAGGGGAAATAGCTTCGGGCATCGAAATCGTAACCCGTCAAGTCTTTGACGGTGTATTGATATTCGGTATGGCTGAGTCGGCGAATAACGATTTGGCCTGGCACATGTTCTTTGAGCGAGTTTTGGAGAATGCCGTTGATGCCATCCACAAGCAAGCGGTAGTCTTCCTCGGAAAGAGGTGATTTCGACTTCGGTGGCATGGCCCGGCTCTCGATTTGCTCAAGTACCTTGAGCCAAAAGGCGCCGTCTTTGACTACCCTGGCTTTTTCCTTGTAGTTATCAAGGTTGACATTGGCCTTGGGCATGTTAGTATTGTGGCATTCTATACACTTCTGCACCAGCATAGGCCGAATCTCGGTATCGTAGTCAAATACCTCCTGCGCTGAGGCTTTTGTTACAAAAGCGCTCAGCAAAATGGTCAGGCAAAAGCATATAAATTGAGGGTGTTTCATAATTATTTTGCAGGTGTTGGCAGAAAATGTTCCCGCACAAATACTCAGCAAGCATCAATTTAGGAATTTTTCCCGCTGCAAACGATATAGATAAGAAGGAGGGCTAAAAAATTATGTGTTCGGAGGATTGAAGTGATTGCGAATAGGCTGGTCGTTAATATTCAACCACCGCCTCCACCCTTTTGGTTTCGAGGTAGTGGTAAATCAGGCGGTTCACCTCTCTATTTGGTTTCTTTGGTTGAATGCAGTCCCTGATCAGGTCAGGGCTATTGCCCAGCAAGTCGGCATCGGCGTAGCCAAAACCCCGGTAGTTGCCATTTTCTATACAAATAATCGTCTTCTCTTCCGTATGACGGCCTTTGTCAAATATAAAACAGTTGGGGTGTTTGAATTGCCAGGAACGCATGGCCAAAGTGGCTCTCTCGTTATAAACATCACTTTCCTCCTTGCCAACGCAAGCCCCTTGACATGACTGCAAGCTATAATCAAAGCAACCCCTCTCCGGCGTCATCTGCCTTTCCAGGCCAGCAATATGGGCGCACAACTGAAACCTCTTGACCAGTCGTCTTAGCACTTTCAACGATTCGTCCTCAGAGGAGCAAACAACAAAGGGCTCCGCTTTGCCATCAATCTTTCCCACGTTGAAATGGATATAGCCATCAATTTGAAGATCGGCAAAGAGGCCATAGCGATAGGAATTCCGCAACTGCATCCTGTTGTACATCGGCTGCACTTTTTTGATTTCCTCACTTTCCAGTAAAAGTGCGACCAGCTCATTGCCCGTCTCCTCAAAAGTGACAGACGCTGCCTTGTTTTTCAGCTCTCTGCCTTTCAGTCCAGCCGGTTTCTTCAGATGTTGAGTAACCCGGCTTCTGATATTCTTGCTTTTGCCTATGTAAATCACCTCACCGGCCTGGTTATGGAAGTAGTAGACGCCTGGGTTTTCTGGCAAACTGGAAATTTCCTCCCAGGTAAGAAACTCATTGACCTTGCCAATGCCCACACCGGCTTCCAAAAATTTGTTGAAAACTGCTCCCTTGTCTGCCTGAAGTAGAATCTCTATCAGCTTCACGGTGGCGAAGGCGTCACCCCCAGCCCTGTGCCGATTTTCTATTTCAATACCCAGGCTTTTGCAGAGGTTTCCCAGGCTATAGCTTGACTTTCCCGGCAATATCTTCCTGCTGAGCTTAACAGTGCAAAGTGTGTCCCGCTTAAACTCGTACCCCAGGCGCTTGAACTCATGCCTCACAAATCCATAATCGAAGTTGACATTGTGTGCGACAAATATTTTACCCTCGGTCACCTCCACAATCTTCTTGGCCACCTCAAAGAATCGGGGCGCATCTTCCACCATTTCATTGGTAATACCAGTGAGTTTGGTGATGAAGGGAGGGATATTGCATTCGGGGTTAATCAGCGTAGAAAATTCATCGACCACCTGCGTGCCATCATGCACATAAATGGCAATTTCCGTGATTTTGGAAAACTGCGCATTGCCCCCCGTTGTCTCAATGTCGATGATAGCGTACATACACTCAAATATGTGAAGTTTTTTTCGCTTTCTGAAGTTGCTTAAACGCCAATAAGTAACAAGCGGCTCAGGTACTGCATCCTAACTCAAGCAAAATTTTTCAACTGAGACATCGACCGGATCTATTTAAATCGTTTGCGTAACTTTTTTCAAAAGAACTGGAAACTTTCCGAAGTCTACTTCGTTTCTTTGCATAATAGTTCGTTTGAAACCGAACCAAATAAACTAAAGTTTTAGCACCCATGAACGAAAAGGCCAGAGTTGATTATGTTGAGAAAGTCGGAGTGTTCTTTGAGCAGAACGGATACCCTCCAGTGGCGGGAAGGCTCATTGGGTATCTGATGACTTCGAATGAGAAAGGTAGAACTTTCTATGAGATTCATCAGTTCGTCAATGCCAGCAAGAGCTCGGTAAGCAACGCCCTCAATAAGCTCGTAGAAAAGGGTTTAGTTAAGTATTTAACAATCTCCGGAGATAGAAAAAGATATTTCTTTCTTGACCTTAAGCCCTGGATCGGTCAAACAAAAGAGAGGGCAGAGTTCTTTTCCTCTTTTTCATCACTGATCAATGACTGCGTGTCCATCAGGGACGACAAGCAGTCTGAGTTTACTCAAGACTTGATGAAGCTGGAGGCCTTCCACAAGTACCTGGCTGCGGAGATGCCCAAGATTATTGACAAGTGGGAAAAAATGCATTCATAAAAATTTTATATAGTTAGTTCTTTTAAAAACGAACCAAACGAATCAAATGAAAGGAATAATAATATGTGTGGGGTTGGTAGCAGCAAGTTTGATTGCCAAACCAGTGCTGGCGCAAGAAGCTGCGTCGGATGGAAATTACAGCCTGCAGGAAATCCTTGGGCTGGCGCTTGAGCATCATGTAGAGATACGGAAAGCAGACCTCAGTATCCTGGAAGGCCAGCAAAAAGTAAGGGAGGTGAAGGCTCAAGCATTGCCGCAACTCAATGGCAACGCCAACCTGACTGACAACCTATTGTTGCCCGTGCTTATTTTGCCTGGCGAATTTACCGGCAACCCTGGTACTGTTTCACAGGTGCGAATAGGCACGCAGTATAATTTTGCTGCTTCCGCCTCCGCTTCTCAGCAAATCTTCAATCAGTCGGTGTTCACCGGACTTCAAGCCGCCAAGGCCAGCGAAGAATTTTATGAGCTGAGCAAGTCACTTACTGAGGAGCAAGTGATTGAGCAAGTGGCCTCGTTTTACTATCAGGTGCTGATCACCCAGCATCAGTTGGAGCAAATGGAAAGTACTTTGCAAAAATTGGAAGAAAATGTTCGGCTGGTAGCACTTCAGGTAGATGCGGGTTTTGTAAAGAAAACCGATTTGAGTCGCCTGAAGGTGAGTCAGACCAACCTGAAAACGCAGGCTCAAGGCATCAGCGATGGCCTGTCGCAACAAAAGAATTTACTAAAGTATTACACTGGCATTCCTCTTGAGCAGGATGTTAGTTTGGAAGGATTAAACCCAGCTGAGATGCCAGGTCAGGTTCAGTTAGCTGATGATTCGGAAGTAACTAACCTGACCTCCTACCGCCTGCTCGATGCACAGCAGCACCTGTACAGCCTGGAAGAAAAAAGCTTCAAGTCGGGCTACTTTCCTACCCTGGCACTGACAGCCCAGTACGCCTACAACGGCGTGGGCAACAACTTCGACTACTTCAAGTCGAAAGAAAACAGCACACTGAACTGGTACGACAATGCATCAATCGGGCTTCAGCTGAGCGTCCCCATTTTCGATGGGTTTAGAAAGGACGCCCAGATTCAGCAGTCAAAAATTCATCTGCTAAAAGTACAGGAAGACAAGAGGTCAACCGAAAAAATGTTGAGCCTGCAAAGGGCCAATGCTTTGAACACCATCAGAACAAGCAGAGAAAGCCTTCTGGCTCAGCAGGAAAACGTAGCCCTGGCGCAGGA contains:
- a CDS encoding GbsR/MarR family transcriptional regulator; translated protein: MNEKARVDYVEKVGVFFEQNGYPPVAGRLIGYLMTSNEKGRTFYEIHQFVNASKSSVSNALNKLVEKGLVKYLTISGDRKRYFFLDLKPWIGQTKERAEFFSSFSSLINDCVSIRDDKQSEFTQDLMKLEAFHKYLAAEMPKIIDKWEKMHS
- a CDS encoding TolC family protein, translated to MKGIIICVGLVAASLIAKPVLAQEAASDGNYSLQEILGLALEHHVEIRKADLSILEGQQKVREVKAQALPQLNGNANLTDNLLLPVLILPGEFTGNPGTVSQVRIGTQYNFAASASASQQIFNQSVFTGLQAAKASEEFYELSKSLTEEQVIEQVASFYYQVLITQHQLEQMESTLQKLEENVRLVALQVDAGFVKKTDLSRLKVSQTNLKTQAQGISDGLSQQKNLLKYYTGIPLEQDVSLEGLNPAEMPGQVQLADDSEVTNLTSYRLLDAQQHLYSLEEKSFKSGYFPTLALTAQYAYNGVGNNFDYFKSKENSTLNWYDNASIGLQLSVPIFDGFRKDAQIQQSKIHLLKVQEDKRSTEKMLSLQRANALNTIRTSRESLLAQQENVALAQEVYNEGQQTYSEGVTSLSDLLDAETALTDAQLGYASALLQYRLSELQLLKSEGNIKSLVNQ
- a CDS encoding DUF1592 domain-containing protein — protein: MKHPQFICFCLTILLSAFVTKASAQEVFDYDTEIRPMLVQKCIECHNTNMPKANVNLDNYKEKARVVKDGAFWLKVLEQIESRAMPPKSKSPLSEEDYRLLVDGINGILQNSLKEHVPGQIVIRRLSHTEYQYTVKDLTGYDFDARSYFPSDGSGGGGFDNQGGSLFITPLKLERYYDAADLILQGVAENEQLWRNIAPEEYDPSWLTRLTVWVKSLFDDSYSSSTHAQLAAEKAIFPFATKAYRRFLKDDEKERLSTLFAQVYQGMDTLDNPQRFDQSIAQVYKMVMVSPHFLYRTEEEPPNSKPYYLSDFEMASRLSYFLWSSMPDDELFSLAYMGKLQDTLVLEGQVKRMLADPKAKRFAESFSTQWLGINKLLDTQPIVDPEKFPDFDMPLREALYRETVEYFYYVLTDSKNMMELVNSNYTFLNQKLADFYGVEGNFTDEYKKVLLANANRGGVMGMGSVLTVSSLPVRTSPVLRGKYVMEQIMGISPPPPPPEVAELVEDEGAHSELGLRKLLERHRSSPGCFSCHQKMDPLGLGLENFDATGRWRDSYGKAAIDASGTLADGREFNGPAELKVLLMDEKEKIARNLATKVLSYALGRGTIFTDEPALRKLETALLENNFNPDPFIVELVKSYPFRMKINDFRDKINEVL
- a CDS encoding 3'-5' exonuclease family protein gives rise to the protein MYAIIDIETTGGNAQFSKITEIAIYVHDGTQVVDEFSTLINPECNIPPFITKLTGITNEMVEDAPRFFEVAKKIVEVTEGKIFVAHNVNFDYGFVRHEFKRLGYEFKRDTLCTVKLSRKILPGKSSYSLGNLCKSLGIEIENRHRAGGDAFATVKLIEILLQADKGAVFNKFLEAGVGIGKVNEFLTWEEISSLPENPGVYYFHNQAGEVIYIGKSKNIRSRVTQHLKKPAGLKGRELKNKAASVTFEETGNELVALLLESEEIKKVQPMYNRMQLRNSYRYGLFADLQIDGYIHFNVGKIDGKAEPFVVCSSEDESLKVLRRLVKRFQLCAHIAGLERQMTPERGCFDYSLQSCQGACVGKEESDVYNERATLAMRSWQFKHPNCFIFDKGRHTEEKTIICIENGNYRGFGYADADLLGNSPDLIRDCIQPKKPNREVNRLIYHYLETKRVEAVVEY